ACCGCCAGCGTAGCCAGCTCCTGGGCCGGGCGCTGGTCGATGCGCTGCTTGGCAAGCGGAGCTCCAGCGGCTAGCCGACGCGCCAGGGCCAGTAGCTCTTTGAGCGGCTTGAGGGCTTCGCTAGCCAGGTCGCCCAAGTCCACCAGGCCAGCCCCACGCGCTCCCATCTCCCACGCCCGCTTAAACCGTTCGGCTTTGCCGCGCAGGTCGTCCAGGCTAGTGGCGGGCAGCCGCTCGAGCCGTCGGTATTCGTCTAGCAGGGCGGGCAGGTGCGGGTGCTGCAACATCTCATTCAGCGACCCATCGTCCAACACCTGCTGCAATTGGTCGGCATCCTTATGCTGCTGCACATACTGGCGCGGCTCTTCTACCAGCGCAGCCATTTCATTTAGCAATTGAATCCGATTGGCTACGTAGATAAACTTGACGTCAGGCGGATAATCCCCCGTATTCAGCAACTCCGCCAAGCTACTGGTCTTGCCCAGCCCTGTGCCTCCCAGCACTAGCTTTAAGCCAGTTGCATGTGTTTCTATGGTGCGGCGGTAATAATCGGTGTATAAGCTCATGCGCAAGAGGGCCAGGGGTAAAACTAGAGCAAACTTCAGGTTTGTGTACAGGCTATAACGTACATTCCGTTCATGAAAGCTTATTCTACTGACTTGCGCGAACGCGTGGCGGCCGCTTGCCAGCAAGGTAGCCGCACGATTGGCGAAGTGGCCGCGCAGTTCAGCGTGTCGGATTCGTTTGTGCGCAAGTTGCGCCGACGCCAGCGCACGAGCGGTTCCGTGGCTGCTTTGCCGCAACGCAGTGGGCCAGCGCCGTTTCTGAACGCGGCGGCCCAAGCGCAGCTGGCGGCCTGTTTGCGCCAGGAGCCCGATGCCACGTTGGCGGAATTGTGTATTTGGCTGGCCGCCATCGGCGGTCCGGCAGTGAGCCAGACCACACTCTGGCGGGCGGTGCAGGCACTGGATTGGCGGCGAAAAAAAAGAGCGTCCATGCCGCCGAACGCGACACGCAACGGGTGAAGGAGCTGCGCCGAGCTTTTGTAGAGGCGCTGCAAGCCGAGGATTTTACCTGTTTTAAGTTCGTGGACGAGACCAGCACTAACCTGACGTATTGCCGCCGCTACGCCCGGGCCGAAGGCGGGCAGCGCGCCCGCCAGGCCACGCCCCTGCACGGCGGGCCCAACGTGACGCTGGTGGCGGCGCTGACGCCGAACGGGTTGCAAGCGGTCATGACCCTGAGCGGGGCCGTCAACGGGGACGTGTTTGCCGCCTACCTCGACCAGGTGCTCGGCCCCACGTTGCGGCCCGGCGACGTGGTCGTGCTCGACAACCTGCCGGCCCACAAAGTGGCCGGGCTGACCGAGCTCGTCGAAGCCCGCGGGGCCCGCCTGCTGTATTTGCCGCCCTACTCGCCCGATTTCAATCCCATCGAACTCGCCTTCAGCAAGCTCAAAACCTGGCTGCGCACCGCCCAGGCCCGCACCCGCGAGGCCCTGGAAAGCGTCATTCACGACGCCACCAATTGGATAACTGAGCTCGACGCGAAAAACTGGTTTGACCACTGTGGTTATCATGTACACTAACCTGAAATCTGCTCTAAAAATATTGGCGCAATTAATGGCTCGCTTACTAAACACGTTGCCTACCAATTGCTAAAAATGAAGGCACACCCCCTATAAATCCCTTCTGCTTGTTACAAGCTATTGAAAATCAGAATTTTTATTTTTAAATGTTTTTTCAAGGTACTTAGGTGACCAGCTTTCGCAGCCCAGGATTTCAAGCCAAAAAATCAGACCCGTTGTAGCTTACCGCCTCAACCGCTCCTTGTGCCGCACCTCGCCCGCCTGCTTCACCTTGCCGATTCGGCCCTGCCCACCGGCTCTTTTGCCTACTCCTACGGGCTGGAAAGCAGCCTGACCTTCGGCCTGGTGCGCACCGAAACGGAGTTTCGGGCCTATCTCTATTCCTTTCTTCAGCAAGCGGTTGGGTTTGAGCTGCCATTTATTACCTCGGCCGCGCACCTGGCTGAGGCAGAGCTAGCCAGCCTTTTAACCGAGTACGATGCCCAGCTGCTCACGCCCGCGCTGTACCAGGCCAGCCTCACGCAGGGCAAAAACTGGCTGAAGTTGCTAGCTACCTTTTACCCCGAAGCAGGGCTAGCCGAGTTGGGCCGCGAGCTGGCGCAACGGCAGTTGCCCGCGCATTTTGTGCCATTGTTTGGCCTTAGCTTAGGCAAAGCTGGCTTCGCCGTGGCTGATATTCAGGCTACTTACCTGCACCTGACCCTGCGCGACCAACTGAGTGCGGCCATCCGACTGGGCTTTATCGGGCCAATGGCGGGGCACCTGCTGCAACACGATTTTTACGAAATTTTTGAGAATTTGCTGGATGCCGCCGATATTCGGCCCTACACCGAGGCTACTCGTTGCACTTTATTACTCGATGTAGCGCAAATACTACACGACGACATTTACTCGCGACTCTTCCAGAAT
The sequence above is drawn from the Hymenobacter baengnokdamensis genome and encodes:
- a CDS encoding transposase, with the protein product MKAYSTDLRERVAAACQQGSRTIGEVAAQFSVSDSFVRKLRRRQRTSGSVAALPQRSGPAPFLNAAAQAQLAACLRQEPDATLAELCIWLAAIGGPAVSQTTLWRAVQALDWRRKKRASMPPNATRNG
- a CDS encoding IS630 family transposase; amino-acid sequence: MAAKKKSVHAAERDTQRVKELRRAFVEALQAEDFTCFKFVDETSTNLTYCRRYARAEGGQRARQATPLHGGPNVTLVAALTPNGLQAVMTLSGAVNGDVFAAYLDQVLGPTLRPGDVVVLDNLPAHKVAGLTELVEARGARLLYLPPYSPDFNPIELAFSKLKTWLRTAQARTREALESVIHDATNWITELDAKNWFDHCGYHVH
- a CDS encoding urease accessory protein UreF, which encodes MPHLARLLHLADSALPTGSFAYSYGLESSLTFGLVRTETEFRAYLYSFLQQAVGFELPFITSAAHLAEAELASLLTEYDAQLLTPALYQASLTQGKNWLKLLATFYPEAGLAELGRELAQRQLPAHFVPLFGLSLGKAGFAVADIQATYLHLTLRDQLSAAIRLGFIGPMAGHLLQHDFYEIFENLLDAADIRPYTEATRCTLLLDVAQILHDDIYSRLFQN